The DNA sequence ACCGGATGGCAGGGGTACGACACCAGGGTCGCCACCCGCCTGCCCTCTCGGTCGAAGCCGACGGCCTGCACGGGCGGATCGATCTCCCGCTCGAGGTGCCGTCGGTTGCGGGCGACTCCCGCGCCATGGGCTTCGGCATAGACGAGGCTGCAGGGCACCCGGTCCGCCGCGGCGCTCCGCACCGTGTCAAGGATGCTCCTCTCGACCTCGACGCGCAGCCCGGGCGCCTCGACTCCGAGGCGCTCATGCGAGATGCACGGCCCCGCGTGCGTGTGCGTGGCGTGCAGCACGATCTCGGTCACGATCCCGTCGGCCAGCAGTTCCTCACGCACCGACGCGCACGTGCGCTCGTGCAGCGCGCAGCAGTCCACGGTGACGAGCGCCACGGTGTCGATCACGAGGGCCCGCACCGTCAGCGGATCGTGCACCCCCGTGGACCCCGACGAGCGCGCCGCGAAGCCCGACATCGGCGTGCCGTCGGGCACGTCGACCGCCGCGACCGCACACCCGACCGGTACCGCACTGCTCACGCGACCGTCCTTCCTCCCGCGATCGTCTCGACGACCCTTCCCTCATCATCGAGGATGACGATGTCCGCCGGCGATCCCGCCGCCAGACGCCCCGCATCGAACACGCCACCGGTGAGGTCGCCGACGATGCGCCCCGGCAGCTCCGTCGCCATCCGCACCGCAGTCGCGAGGCCCAGGGGAGTGGCTGTCACCCAGCGGACGCAGTCCGCGAGGCTCATCGCCGATCCGGCCAGGTAGCCGGTGTCGGGATACGACAGTCGTCCATCCGCGGTGAGCAGCACCTCGCCGCCGACGGTCGTGCGGTGGCGTCCGGGTGCGGCCCCGGCGAGCTCCACGGCATCCGACACGAGGAACGCCCGCTCAGGGCCGAGCGCGCGCGTCATCGCGACGAAGGTCTCGGCGGGGAGGTGGTGCCCGTCGCCGATGAGGCCGCACCGCAGTCTCTCGTCGGCGAGTTGGGTCCAGATCGGATTGGGATGCCGAGGAAGCTCCGCCGAGATGCCGTTGCCGAGGTGGGTCGACAGCGTCGCGCCCGCCTCGACCGCCCGGGTGATGCGCGCGGGGTCGGCGTGCGTGTGCCCGATCGCCACCGCCACCCCGTGGGCGACGATCCGGGCGATCTGGACGGGGGCGTCGTCGTCGTGCGGCGAGAGGGTGACGTAGCCCACCTCGCCGTGTGCGGTCCAGCGGTGCACCTCGTCGGCGTCGATCGGACGGATCGCAGCGGGGTCGTGCACACCGCGCGGCCCGTCGATCGACGAGAGGAACGGTCCTTCGACGTGCACGAAAGGCACAGCGGCCGCGACGGCGGGGTCGTCCTTCCTCGCCGCGGTCACGGCGTCGAGGCGCGCGGTGATCTGCTCCTCGGTGCCGGTGATCACCGTGGGCACCCAGGTCGTCACGCCGCGGCCGGCGAGCGCCGCCGTGATCGCCGAGATCGCGGAGGGCTCGAGGACCTCGGCATTGACGTCGTGGCCGCCGAAGCCGTTGACCTGCAGATCCACGAACCCCGGTGCGATCCACGGCCCCGTCGCAGGACCGCCGCGCTCGACCGCCGTCACCCGCGCGCCCTCGACCACCACCCGCACACCGGCACCGGTCGCGACGTCCCGTCCGCTGATCGTGCGCGTCGTCGTCACAGCCACGACACCCGGCCCTGGAACCTGTCGATGAAGCGGGCGTTCGCCTCATCGCCCCCCGGCGCATTGCCCGACCGCCACATGGGCACCTCGTCGCCGGTCGCCCCGAGCAGGGCGAGCGTCTCGAGCATGAGCCAGTTCATCGTGAAGGCGTTGGCGAACGTCGAGGTCGCCCCCGACTTCTCGACGGCGCCCGGCACCTGGACGACAGCGTCGCCGATCGGGACCTTCGTGTCGATGTGCACGTCGACCACGTCGTGCAGGTTCGCGTGCGACGGATGCCGGGCGGGATGCTGCTCCGCCGTCTGCTCGGCGTGCGCGCGCGACGAGACGCCGATCACGTTCGCTCCGCGCTCGCGGGCCGTCAGCGCGGCGTCGATGAGCGCCGCGTTGATGCCGTACGCGTTCACGAGGACGAGCACGTCGCCGTCGCCGATGCCCGCGCGCTCGATCACGATCCGTCCATAGCCGGGCAGCCGCTCGACCGCCATCGACCGCAGCGCGCCCGATGAGAGGAGCGTCCCCTCGTCGAGGATCGCGGAGACGTGCATCAGCCCGCCTGCCCGGAAGAACACCTCCTGGCTGGCGAGGTTCGAGTGTCCGCCGGGACCGTAGACGTGCACGAGGCGGTCCCGGGCGATCTGCGCTGCGAGCACGTCGGCTGCGGCGGCGACACTCTCCCTCTCCTCGGCGCGGATGCGCGCCATCAGGCCGGTCACGGCGTCGAAGTACTCGTCGGCCAGCTCACTCATGCGGGTCGTCCTCCGGGGCGGAATCAGCGTCGACGAAGAGGTGCACGTCGGGGTGGGTGTGCAGCGCCGTCCCGGGGAACATCGGGTCGGGGTCGCGGCGCAGCGTCTCGGTCACTGCGCGCTGCTTCTGGGCACCGGGCACGCTGCACACGATATGCCGCGCGGCGAGCAATCGTGGGATCGTGACGGTGATCGCCTGTGCCGGGACGGCGTCGAGGTCCGGGAAATGCCCTTCGTCGACCTGCTGCTGCCGCGAGGTGTCGTCGAGGCTGACCGGACGTGCGGCGAGCGGATCGGCGAAGTCGGCCGGCGGATCGTTGAACGCCAGGTGGCCGTTCACGCCCAGCCCGCACAGCGTGACGTCGAAGAGCTCATCGCCCATGACGGCGGCGTAGGCCGCTGCGCTCTCCGCAGCGACGAGAGACGTGTCGATGCGATGGAACACGGGTGCCGCGGCGAGACGGGAGAGGAAGTGCGCATCGAGCCAGTTGCCGAATCCCTGAGGAGCATCCGACGGCAGACCGATGTAGTCGTCCATGTGGAAGAACACGACTCGCGAGAAGTCGAGATCGGCGGACGCCAGCCGCTCGAGCGTGGCTGCCTGCGACGGAGCGGCGGCGAGCATCACTCGCGCCGATCCTCGCGCGGCGATCGCCTCGGCGATGAGCTCCGCGGCCTGCGTGCCGGCGGCCTCGCCGAGAGCGCGGGGGTCGTCGTGACGATGCACGGCGATGGGGTGGAGGGTGGTGGACGGGGACGTCATCTCGGTCATTCTCCTGTGTCGTTCTTCGAGGCGAGGCGGTGGAGCAGCAGCAGGCTGCGTGCGATGTGGAAGGGGTCCTTGACCGGCAGCGCGACGACCTCGCCGAGGGGTTCTCCCGCGCGATCCCTGATCTGCAGCCATTCGGCTCCCGCGGGATCGGGGAAGATCCGGAACGTGTAGTCGTCGAGCCGCGCCGCCGCCAGCGCCAGCATCGGGTCATCGGTGCGGTCGGCGATCAGAGCCGTGGCGTAGAGCGATTCGACGTGCACCCACCACAGCTTCGTGTCCCACGTGCGCGTGACGAGATCCTCGTATCGTTCGGGACGGTCGGATCGGATGCCGGTGGGCGGCCCGCCTCCACCGTCGACGTACCGCAGCATCCCGCCGTGCTCGGTGTCCTCGCCGATCTCGACAGCGCGGCGTGCGAGGGCCGCGAGCTGCTCGGCGCCCGGCGCGTGCGCGGCGTCGAGGTCTCCGCGCGCCAGGCCCTGGTCGCGGGCATGCAGCAGCATCCAGGTGAGTTCGAGCAGGTGCCCCGGCGTGCGGTGGCGGGCGAGCAGCGTGTGCGCGTCGCGCGGATCCGCCGGGCGGAACTCCCACCACTCGCCGGCCCCGAGGAAGTCCGTCGTCAGCACTGACAGCGCGTGGTCGCGGACGGCCAGCGCCGTCTCGCTCCGCGGCGCCGCGCGCAGCAGTTCGGACGCGGTGTGCACGAGGGTCATCGGTCCGGCGAGATCGGAGTACCCGTGCGGCACGGGATAAGGCTCGCTCGCAGCCGTGCCGTTCGCGATGGATCGGCGCGCGGTCTCCAGCAGCTGCTCGGCGTGCGACAGCCACGCCTCCCTGCGGTCGTCGCCGTCGTCGAGCATCCGCAGAGCTCCCGCGAGGCCGAGTGCGGCGAACAGGTCGGCGAAGACGCTCGTGGCGCGTTCGCCCGCCGCACCGCTGGGCAGCGGAACCCCCTCGGCGGTGAGACGGAACGCCGTCGTGCCGTCACCCAGCAGCGCGTGCCGGCTGAGGAGATCGGCGGTCTCGATCGACCGGCGGCGCCACAGCTCCGCGTCGACGGGGATGCGGCCGGCGACCGCCTCGTCGGCGAGTTCGGCCGCGAGCCACGCCCAGCGCCCCTGCGACCACGTGTAGAGCTCGTCGCTGACGCGCTCACCGTCGTTGGAGTAGCACGTGAACACCCCGCCGCCCGGGCGGACCGCCCGCTCCCACCAGGGGAGCACCGTCGTGACGAGGTGCTCCCCCCAGCGAGTGTCGGTCTCACGCATCCGCCACACCCGCAGTCCGCTGTGCGACCGTCGGCGAGTCCGCGGCCGGCCGCGACGGAGCATCCGAGGCGATCGAGTCGATCAGTTCATCGGTCTCGACGGATTCCTCCGAGCGGATGAAGCCGATCACGATGAACGAGACGAGCGAGATCACGACGGGGGTCGCCACGGTCCACGCCTGCGCGTTGACGCCCATCGACTCGACCCAGCCCGGCCACGCCCAGCGGTTCAGGGCGAAGGTCACGAGTCCGAGGGCGGTCGAGATCAGCGCTGCCGCCGAGCCGGAACGACGGAACCAGGGCAGCATGCCGAGCAGCATCGGCACGGCGACGGGGCCGACCAGGGCACCGAACCAGAGGATCAGGAGGCCGAGCACGCCGCCGAACGAGTCGCTGGTGAGCGCGATCACCATGGATCCCGTGATGAACAGGAAGGTGATGAAGCGGCTGAACAGCAGCTCTGTCTTGGACGGCAGGAAGCTGCGCCCCTTGCGGAACATCGGGATGATGTCGCGCACGACGACCGAGGCGATCGCGTTGGAGTCCGACGACGTCATGGCCATGGTGTGGCTGAACATGCCGACCAGCACCAGGCCGACGAGGCCCGTCGGCAGCAGGTTGTCGACGAGGAGCGCGTACGACTGGCTCGGGTCCTCGAGGTTCGGCATGAGCAGCGGCGCTGCCCACATCGGGAAGAAGAGCACCAGGGGCCAGATGAGGTACAGCGCGCCCGAGAAGATCATGGATCGACGGGCCTCGCGGCCGTTCGGCGTGGAGATCATGCGCATGGCGAGGTTCCACGTGCCGCCGTTGTACGACATCGTCGAGATCAGGATGTAGGCGAGGAAGAACGGCACGGTGAGCGTTCCGGCGAACGGATCGGAGTGCCCGGCCGGGAGCTCGTCCCACATCGTCCAGATCGTCGAGAAGCCGTCGAGGTGCATCATCACCGCGACGGCGAGCGCGACGGCCGCGACGAGCTGGATGATGAACTGGCCGAAGTCGGTGAGGACGTCGGCCCACACGCCGCCGATCGTCGAGTAGATCATCGTCACACCGCCGACGAGGAGGATGCCCCAGCCGATCGGGACTCCGGCGAACACCTGCAGGAGGATCGCGGAGGCGCTCCACTTCGCGGCGACGTCGAAGACCTTGAGGCCGACACCGGACCACGCGAGGACCTGCTCGGTGGGCACGTTGAACCGCTTGGCGACGTACTCGAGCGGGGAGATGATGCCCAGACGCTCGCGCAGACGGGGCCAGCGCGGCGCGAACAGCCACGCACCGAGACCGCAGGCGATCGTGATGCTGAGCGCCCACCACACGTAGACCGCGAAGCCGGTCGTGTAGGCCAGAGCGGCGTACCCCACGAAGACCGCTGCGGAGTATCCGGACATGTGATGCGAGATCCCGGTGAGCCACCAGGGGATCTTGCCGCCGGCGACGAAGAAGTCGGCGGCGTCTTTGATGCGGGATTTGGCGTAGACGCCGATTGCGATCATCACGAGGAAATACAGCGCGACGACGATCCAGTCGAGCACACCCATAGTCGATACTCCTTCAGACGTCATTGTGGTTCGGGTTTCCGGGGCCCGTCGCCGGGTTAGCGGCGATGGTTGCATGCAAACGTTTGCACTGCAACGATCATCTGCACCGGCTCAGCCAGGGGCCGTGTGCGGCACCGAACCCCACGTGCCGGATCGACGAGGAGGGACTCGACCGTGACCGGCACCCCGACGACCGACCGGCGCGTCGCCCACCTCGGCCTCGGTGCCTTCCATCGCGCGCATCAGGCGTGGTACACCGAGCACGCCCACGACGACTGGCGCATCACCGCCTTCACCGGCCGTCGCCCCGACGCCGCACGACTGCTCGCGGCTCAGCGGTTCGCCTACACCCTCATCGAGCGCGCCGCCGACGGCGACACCGCCGAGACCATCCGCTCGATCTCCGCGGCGGTCCCCGGCGACGACGCGCGGGCCTGGCTCGACACCATCGCCGACCCGCGCACGGGAGTGCTCACCCTCACGGTGACCGAGCCCGGCTACGCGGTCGACGCCGGTCCTCCTGCTCGGATCGCCGCCGGTCTGTCCGCGAGGCGGGCGTCCGGAGCGGGAGCGATCGCGATCGTCAGCTGCGACAACCTGCCCGGTAACGGCCGGATGCTGCGCGACGCCGTCCTCGCGCACGCGCGCGCGGACGCCGCCTGGATCACCGAGAACGTGGCGTTCGTCGACACCGTCGTCGACCGCATCACCCCGGCCACGACGCCCGCGGACGTCGAGGCCGCGCGGGAGCTGACCGGCGTCTCCGACCCCGCCGTCGTCGTGACCGAGCCCTTCACGGAATGGATCCTGCACGGGGAGTTCCCTGCGGGGCGCCCCGCCTGGGATGCCGCGGGGGCGCGCTTCGTCGACGACGTCGCTCCCTACGAGGAGCGCAAGCTCTGGCTGCTGAACGCCGGGCACACCCTGCTCGCGGCATCCGGTCGCCTCGACGGCTACGAGACCGTGAGCGAGGCGTTCGCCGACGATGCGCTGCGCGACGCGGTCGAGGCGCTGTGGACGGAGCAGCGTGCGGTCATCGATCTCCCGCCGGAGGATCTCGATCCCTGGCTCGACGACCTCCGCATCCGGTTCGCGAACCCCCGCATCGCCCACCGTCTCGACCAGATCAGCCGCGACAGCGCCGCGAAGGTGCCGGTGCGCATCCTCGCACCGCTGCGCCGACGGAGGGAGGCGGGCCTCGGCGGCGGAGAAGCGCAGCGCGCCGCCGTCGGCTCCTGGATCCGCTCGCTCCTCGAACTCCCACCGCCCGACCGGACCACGCTCGATGTCGCTCGCATGCTCGAACCCCTCTCCG is a window from the Microbacterium sp. LWO14-1.2 genome containing:
- a CDS encoding sodium:solute symporter family protein encodes the protein MGVLDWIVVALYFLVMIAIGVYAKSRIKDAADFFVAGGKIPWWLTGISHHMSGYSAAVFVGYAALAYTTGFAVYVWWALSITIACGLGAWLFAPRWPRLRERLGIISPLEYVAKRFNVPTEQVLAWSGVGLKVFDVAAKWSASAILLQVFAGVPIGWGILLVGGVTMIYSTIGGVWADVLTDFGQFIIQLVAAVALAVAVMMHLDGFSTIWTMWDELPAGHSDPFAGTLTVPFFLAYILISTMSYNGGTWNLAMRMISTPNGREARRSMIFSGALYLIWPLVLFFPMWAAPLLMPNLEDPSQSYALLVDNLLPTGLVGLVLVGMFSHTMAMTSSDSNAIASVVVRDIIPMFRKGRSFLPSKTELLFSRFITFLFITGSMVIALTSDSFGGVLGLLILWFGALVGPVAVPMLLGMLPWFRRSGSAAALISTALGLVTFALNRWAWPGWVESMGVNAQAWTVATPVVISLVSFIVIGFIRSEESVETDELIDSIASDAPSRPAADSPTVAQRTAGVADA
- a CDS encoding AGE family epimerase/isomerase yields the protein MRETDTRWGEHLVTTVLPWWERAVRPGGGVFTCYSNDGERVSDELYTWSQGRWAWLAAELADEAVAGRIPVDAELWRRRSIETADLLSRHALLGDGTTAFRLTAEGVPLPSGAAGERATSVFADLFAALGLAGALRMLDDGDDRREAWLSHAEQLLETARRSIANGTAASEPYPVPHGYSDLAGPMTLVHTASELLRAAPRSETALAVRDHALSVLTTDFLGAGEWWEFRPADPRDAHTLLARHRTPGHLLELTWMLLHARDQGLARGDLDAAHAPGAEQLAALARRAVEIGEDTEHGGMLRYVDGGGGPPTGIRSDRPERYEDLVTRTWDTKLWWVHVESLYATALIADRTDDPMLALAAARLDDYTFRIFPDPAGAEWLQIRDRAGEPLGEVVALPVKDPFHIARSLLLLHRLASKNDTGE
- a CDS encoding sugar isomerase domain-containing protein: MSELADEYFDAVTGLMARIRAEERESVAAAADVLAAQIARDRLVHVYGPGGHSNLASQEVFFRAGGLMHVSAILDEGTLLSSGALRSMAVERLPGYGRIVIERAGIGDGDVLVLVNAYGINAALIDAALTARERGANVIGVSSRAHAEQTAEQHPARHPSHANLHDVVDVHIDTKVPIGDAVVQVPGAVEKSGATSTFANAFTMNWLMLETLALLGATGDEVPMWRSGNAPGGDEANARFIDRFQGRVSWL
- a CDS encoding 6-phosphogluconolactonase, with product MTSPSTTLHPIAVHRHDDPRALGEAAGTQAAELIAEAIAARGSARVMLAAAPSQAATLERLASADLDFSRVVFFHMDDYIGLPSDAPQGFGNWLDAHFLSRLAAAPVFHRIDTSLVAAESAAAYAAVMGDELFDVTLCGLGVNGHLAFNDPPADFADPLAARPVSLDDTSRQQQVDEGHFPDLDAVPAQAITVTIPRLLAARHIVCSVPGAQKQRAVTETLRRDPDPMFPGTALHTHPDVHLFVDADSAPEDDPHE
- a CDS encoding amidohydrolase family protein, which codes for MAVTTTRTISGRDVATGAGVRVVVEGARVTAVERGGPATGPWIAPGFVDLQVNGFGGHDVNAEVLEPSAISAITAALAGRGVTTWVPTVITGTEEQITARLDAVTAARKDDPAVAAAVPFVHVEGPFLSSIDGPRGVHDPAAIRPIDADEVHRWTAHGEVGYVTLSPHDDDAPVQIARIVAHGVAVAIGHTHADPARITRAVEAGATLSTHLGNGISAELPRHPNPIWTQLADERLRCGLIGDGHHLPAETFVAMTRALGPERAFLVSDAVELAGAAPGRHRTTVGGEVLLTADGRLSYPDTGYLAGSAMSLADCVRWVTATPLGLATAVRMATELPGRIVGDLTGGVFDAGRLAAGSPADIVILDDEGRVVETIAGGRTVA
- a CDS encoding mannitol dehydrogenase family protein, yielding MTGTPTTDRRVAHLGLGAFHRAHQAWYTEHAHDDWRITAFTGRRPDAARLLAAQRFAYTLIERAADGDTAETIRSISAAVPGDDARAWLDTIADPRTGVLTLTVTEPGYAVDAGPPARIAAGLSARRASGAGAIAIVSCDNLPGNGRMLRDAVLAHARADAAWITENVAFVDTVVDRITPATTPADVEAARELTGVSDPAVVVTEPFTEWILHGEFPAGRPAWDAAGARFVDDVAPYEERKLWLLNAGHTLLAASGRLDGYETVSEAFADDALRDAVEALWTEQRAVIDLPPEDLDPWLDDLRIRFANPRIAHRLDQISRDSAAKVPVRILAPLRRRREAGLGGGEAQRAAVGSWIRSLLELPPPDRTTLDVARMLEPLSDGERIDTVIAHLTPRPHQNPQGDTK